A window of Glycine soja cultivar W05 chromosome 13, ASM419377v2, whole genome shotgun sequence genomic DNA:
ACATCTCAACACAacacgtctcattcattttcacatcattcacgtaGTCAAGGATCAAATACAATATCACTCAGTCAATCAATATCAATCAATACACAACTGTTATGCAACAGATATATTAAGACTTAATCatatatgtaatgtggtaccatgtcaatgaagaacctcgtcgggcgcctaggagtacatgacaaaacAAACCACACAcaagtaagtcaggtcactcttactaggtaaaatcatatgAAGACCAGTCAGGGTCGTGCTGTTTTGCgaaaatgctccaaccatgtgggatcgacataggcttaaaggagcacttaaACCAaatgtatttacccccaaggcctagactccgaagagttCGTTAGGGTCTCTCCCTCCTAATTTAAGtctaacccagaaaacattttagcacacagattttatctatgaactgtacaaaacatactcctcctcaattgttctcaaaataattttatctcatcgTGCTTATGATTAAACTCATTGGTTCCTATCACAATACTCGTAGCACATTAACTCGTTGCCCTTAAAGAGTCTTATAATCGTGTAATTGTACAACTCATAGCTCACAATTCAGTGCACAtaacatctcaatgcacatatattacaagtcaatacatacttagtttatcacatacacttggTCTCAagcacaatggtataatcctaatttaacatgttatcacacctcatgaatcatatacactttacctatgaactatgcaatacacataactactcaattattttcaaaatcattttaactcctTGCGCTTTAAAGTGATTCAACTTGTCGGGTTCTCATAGTGGATcctatcacaatactcgtcacgCAAAAAATCGTCGCCcttaaaagatattacaattgTTTGATGTTcgtagctcacaactcaatatatacaacatctcaatacacatgtatctcatTATTCATCACAAGTTCAATTTGTcacttactcacaatttgaatcaccatttcataataTGAATATAACAATCTATACAAAAATACTTCTCACAGCATGGAAAGTAAAACCCATCAAACAATTCacacaatcatattaaaatcaatgaatcaaaatcataggtcaaaaacacgaaaacaccaAAAGCATTCAATTTTATCGACCAATTCACATCAAGACATCCATTGGTccgtcaaacacaacaatattgtatttataatcgtaaaggaaaattataattcaacaaACATACCAAATATaaatcccaatttaatcctctaaggatccctacacatgttaattctaaccccaattgcgataaactcattcATTACCTTTAAACGAGCTCACGTGTGTACTCCAACAGCGATAGCAGAatctctagcggttccttgagatttctcaaattttttctcTGGTTGCTCTGATAGGATTTTCAAAtgttagagagaaagagaagggattgaaaTATTCATTCCATTGTCCTCGTGCGAGCAGAACTTATCTCATCACaaacattatttcacaaatcccaacggtgggaaTGTGTGAAAATATATTCTGAACCTGGTGCCTAAATTttacgatgatccaacggttaacgagtcatagatcatagttttactgggaTATGTTTGGGTATATGCGGGAAAAATAAAGAGCTACATTCGAGAGACATTCCCCTCACCACAGAAATTATTCTGTAAATCCCAACGGTTGGTATGTGAGAATATGAGTTTTAAACTTGGTGTTCAAATTTtatgacgatccaacggttgaAGAGTCCGAGATTGTCATTTTACTGGGACAGGTTTGAGGTGTATGCgggataaaagaaaagattttgggagagaaagaaggaaaaactaaGTTGAAAGGAAGAGAAAGTGTAGAGACGTGTCATTAGTTATCTAATATGTATGTATTTATAGTTGGGATACTCGCAGCgtactttttattttccctcaaactattattttaattaataaaattattttttcttatttatttaattataaaacccTCATGTTACAACTTCCACCTTGAACCAAATGCTATGGGGATTTTAGGAGAGGAAAGAAGGGTGCATATAAAGGAGGGGTTGGGGAAGTTGGTGTTGAGCATAAATGGATGTGATAAACGGAATGCATCCATTTTATCAGAAAGAGTGTTGGCTTTGGTctcaaaatatttgatttttaattacacTTTatgttcttcttctcttcagTGTTTCCCGTGCACGAAGAGGAAGGGATAGAGGCtcccgtttttttttttttaaaatgatttggattTGTTTCTTGAATTtggattgcattttttttatttgttggatGTTCTAGTTTAGAGTGGTACCGATTTTTCTTCGGATTTGAGAAAAGGGGATTGTCTTCTTTGATCACTCTTTGAAATTGATATACATCGATTTTTCTGCAAATTGTGTTTGAGGTTTcgtagaaaagaaaagaggaaacaAAAATTTGATCCTCCATTgtgttgatgttgttgagtggtgtttggtgttgtttgttaactaattttttttttttgggtgttgAAGAAACTTGGCTGTCATGGTTGGTTTCAAAGGTTTTTGCACTTTCCGATGGAAGAGAAGGAACATGAATAGagttaaattgaaaaatacaaaagataataaagaaaataaaaaatcaaaataaaaataatctcaaccattaatttaaaattttaatagatcTAACTGTTTAAAAAACCTTTTACACAACTTTTGCACGGTAGACTCCATCCAGGTTATATATATGCTTAtggttaattttatgatttctcATGTTTTGAGAATAGGGATCAGGGATTGACTTTTCGTGTATCTTGTTTCAATTCCATGTAGGTAATGCCAAGAGAGACTTTATCCTGGAACTATAGAGAGCTAATTATGCATATGTTTTGTATTTAAAGTAAACAAATTATGCTTTTTTGTTGACATTTATTTGAGCTTTAAACTCGGAGTAGTACCGATAATAAGTTGTGTTTTTTAGGCCCTTTTGACCAAAGGGTATTGCTCACACTGGAGGAGCGCATAATTTCGCCCCCTTTATTTTAGGGTTGCTATCTTCATAAAGTTGTTCATACTACTTTAGTTGTTCTTTtccttatattttgttttgctgTTTTAGGTTCCTTAAAGTCAACCCTGAAGGTTAAGTTCCGTGTCATAAAGTTTGATGAGAAGTGGGTTCCGGATTCAGATTTTATTACTCAAACATTGGAAGAGATTATAGAAGTATCCTAATTCCTAGCCCACCATTGGTGACTGTCCCCACCAACTTCAAAATGCGCATCTCAATGATAATGGAATATCCTTTATATGGCATCTCCATGAGAAGTATGCTACCATTATCACTATCAATCAAAATGCGCAACACTTTTTTTTAGCCTGTTGACTGTGAAGTATCGAGCAATCACCATTATCATTAGCCTTCTCAGAATTTTCTTCCCCATCCAATTGTTGTGCATCGTATAGAGGTGGCCAAGCAAATGCTTCGATGCAGGCAGCGCATTGCACCCTCAAAGGTGAGACCGACGATATGGAACTTCCCAACACTCCTTCCACATATGTTTGCCAAAACAAGCGAGTGCTACTCTAATAGGTGATTACCAAGATGAATGATAGGCATTAATATCatgttaaatttcattttaaaatcaaatgatCTTAAATGAAGTTGTCCAACAGACATATAAGTTGTACCGCAAGTTGAAATAAGTTCCCAACAATATTTAGGTGCAAAAGTTTTCTTTAAGGGGTTAACTGCTGTTTGCAGAAAGGTTTGGGATaaagaggaaaataaaatgtttaaacaattaatacgacaaaatttaatatatgatcACGCGATTAACATGTTAACTAAGGATGTTCTAATTAAGTGCAACATCTTTCTGTTACATTTCTTGTACATTATTACACAAGACTAGCAGATAATTCAAAGTCTAAATTACAGCTAGGGAAACTACATCTCCCATTCTTTTTCGGTAACTACTAGTAATTGCAATACCAACGTATTAAACAGTTTTTATGTTGTGCGAAAGAGATAAAAGGATAGGAGAAATTAAAGCATAAGGTGCTGCTGCCTGCTGGTTTATGAAGCTGCAAATCTAATTTTCACAATATGGCAAGTCTAAGAAGTAAGAACCATGCTTTGGACTGTGATCTAGAGATGCCTTGAACCAGGAATGTCAATCCAATGCAACTGGAGCTCCACTTCCCCAGTCTCAACATTTCTTAGTCTAAGAACCATGTTTTGGACAACTTTGCCATCCTTCCACACAATGTGACTCTCTTCAGCTAAACTGTTTTGTCTGCTAGGTAGCACTTTTGTAACTATAGTATTGTTGGGGAGACTTGATAAGCGCATCTTCACTGCTTCAATAAATGGACCTATGAAAAACTCTGCATCCCCCATTTTGTCATCCATGCTAAATGTGTCCTTGTCATACACATGCTGCATCAAAGGACAGTAAATATTACTGCCAATTCAATAGAATTTGCTGgtaatttgaattaattcaaaCTTCCATGATCTTCCATATGCACAGTAAGTAACAAAGCTATGCATTGTTTCAGCAAACTCCACATTAGTCCCTAAAGTTCAACATCTTTTGATGCTAAGAAATTGTTCATATGGCTTAAATGTTCAGTACTACATGGATAACAGTGAATATGCATATCAGTAACATGACTGATTCAGATGGTCTAATGcaactttcaatttttatatttttttcctcaaattttGCTCTGTAGTATTGAAACACaaagattataatttataagaacaGTTACTTACTAGATGAATTGGAGCATGAGGGTCAGAGATAGACAAGGTCAAGTCATCATTCCATTCAGGATTTAGATTCTTATTGACTACCCGAGTCTTCAGCTTCTGCATATGAGACATAAAATGCAGTAATGAATTGGATGTTCAGAGTTCAGACAACAAGAAACACATAAGGTTTCTTCTACCCGTCTACTATTTGATAGTACCAATTAACATATTGAGCCAAATCATGGAAAACCATATAGttagaaatttagaataaaCAATTAATTACTCCTTACACATGAAGTTCAAATGAAGAAAGAATCACAGAAAAGGCTATTTTGGGATGAAAACAGAAATTTTATACTAACTTATTCATTGGAAAACACCCCCAAGAAAACGATGAGAAGAGAGCTAAAACTTGATTTGGCTAACAAAAAACAGCTTAGACAAaggttattataatataatttatgtgcCGGCCATATccatttgtttgttgaaaaatattttaaatacttcgaagattactaattttttgtttttatactattttatatatttttaa
This region includes:
- the LOC114382711 gene encoding protein C2-DOMAIN ABA-RELATED 4-like; protein product: MENLLGLLRIHVEKGVNLAIRDVVSSDPYVVIKMGKQKLKTRVVNKNLNPEWNDDLTLSISDPHAPIHLHVYDKDTFSMDDKMGDAEFFIGPFIEAVKMRLSSLPNNTIVTKVLPSRQNSLAEESHIVWKDGKVVQNMVLRLRNVETGEVELQLHWIDIPGSRHL